In Arthrobacter sp. SLBN-83, one DNA window encodes the following:
- a CDS encoding 3-hydroxyacyl-CoA dehydrogenase, with product MDIKGSVALVTGGASGLGAATARRLFDGGASVVLVDLPSSNGQAMADELNSRAEAGQSAVFAPADVTSETDVRAAVGTAAGLGPLRIVVNCAGIATPGKVLGRDGVLPLETFSRVIQVNLVGTFNVLRLAAEAMVATEPAATPVGGPERGVIINTASVAAFDGQIGQPAYSASKGAVAAMTLPIARELARSLVRVVTIAPGIFETPMMAGLPQEAQDSLGAQVPHPSRLGKPEEYANLVAHIVDNAMLNGETIRLDGAIRMGPK from the coding sequence ATGGACATCAAAGGCAGCGTCGCACTGGTGACGGGCGGTGCGTCCGGGCTGGGGGCGGCCACCGCGCGGAGATTGTTCGACGGCGGCGCATCGGTAGTGCTTGTTGACCTGCCGTCCTCCAACGGGCAGGCAATGGCGGACGAACTCAACAGCCGCGCCGAAGCCGGTCAGTCCGCCGTCTTCGCCCCTGCGGACGTGACCAGTGAGACTGACGTGCGGGCCGCCGTCGGGACCGCCGCGGGGCTGGGACCGCTTCGGATCGTGGTGAACTGCGCCGGGATCGCCACGCCGGGCAAGGTGCTGGGACGCGACGGCGTGCTGCCGCTGGAGACGTTCAGCCGCGTCATCCAGGTGAACCTGGTGGGCACGTTCAACGTACTGCGGCTGGCCGCCGAAGCCATGGTGGCCACCGAACCCGCCGCCACCCCGGTGGGCGGCCCCGAACGCGGGGTCATCATCAATACGGCCTCCGTGGCGGCCTTCGACGGCCAGATCGGCCAGCCCGCTTACTCCGCGTCCAAGGGTGCGGTGGCGGCGATGACCCTGCCCATCGCCCGGGAGCTGGCGCGCTCGCTGGTCCGGGTGGTCACTATCGCCCCGGGCATCTTCGAGACGCCCATGATGGCCGGCCTGCCGCAGGAAGCGCAGGACTCACTCGGCGCCCAAGTCCCTCACCCCTCCCGCCTGGGCAAGCCCGAGGAATACGCCAACCTGGTGGCGCACATCGTGGACAACGCCATGCTGAACGGCGAAACCATCCGCCTGGACGGCGCCATCCGGATGGGACCGAAATGA
- a CDS encoding DUF1684 domain-containing protein codes for MSTTPAATAPAPAAKVERWQRFRANRDKALASPHGWLTLTSFQWLGDSPAAVDLAPGLWSTDATGTTAFLAALPEDGLTLVETGEKVDGTVSAVLADEESLMWVQYGGPDGDQVVVELAMRGGRYAIRTRDNASPVFTEFDGVPTYPYNPDWEVTGRFEPYPAPVDVPIGTANPLVDGVHRSVGEVVFCLPGSDHEFRLQAEEEKLGALTVTFHDETNGDTTDDWRKLSVPRPRPDGSVVLDFNRAINYPSAFTPYGTCPMPVKNNSLDVRVEAGEKQPYPA; via the coding sequence ATGTCCACCACCCCAGCCGCCACAGCCCCCGCCCCAGCCGCGAAAGTGGAGCGCTGGCAGCGCTTCCGCGCCAACCGGGACAAGGCACTGGCCTCGCCCCACGGCTGGCTCACCCTCACCTCCTTCCAGTGGCTCGGGGACTCCCCCGCCGCCGTCGACCTCGCCCCGGGATTATGGTCCACCGACGCCACGGGCACGACGGCGTTCCTCGCCGCACTGCCCGAGGACGGGCTCACGCTGGTGGAGACGGGCGAAAAGGTGGATGGCACGGTGTCCGCCGTGCTGGCGGACGAGGAGTCCCTGATGTGGGTGCAGTACGGCGGCCCGGACGGGGACCAGGTGGTGGTGGAACTGGCCATGCGCGGCGGGAGGTATGCCATTCGTACCCGGGACAACGCCTCACCGGTCTTCACGGAGTTCGACGGCGTTCCCACCTACCCCTACAACCCGGACTGGGAAGTAACGGGCCGGTTTGAGCCGTACCCCGCCCCGGTGGACGTGCCGATCGGCACCGCGAACCCGTTGGTGGACGGCGTGCACCGCAGCGTGGGCGAGGTGGTCTTCTGCCTCCCCGGCAGCGACCACGAGTTCCGGCTGCAGGCGGAGGAAGAGAAGCTCGGCGCCCTGACCGTCACGTTCCATGATGAAACGAACGGGGACACCACCGACGATTGGCGGAAACTCTCGGTGCCGCGGCCCCGCCCCGACGGCTCCGTGGTCCTGGATTTCAACCGTGCCATCAACTACCCCAGCGCATTCACCCCGTACGGCACCTGCCCCATGCCGGTGAAGAACAACAGCCTGGATGTGCGGGTTGAGGCGGGCGAGAAGCAGCCGTATCCCGCCTAG
- a CDS encoding DUF6707 family protein, producing the protein MTESPAARHHSEQQAGSLTTGSHILLPDGRRTAEIDQVELEHDDFGSPALVLASLSGGGTLRVAIGTMVTVVDGAHDDVTQLPLPANLPEPTPYAETTALNDGRQEQPGGGTGPIPVAPAVVVPPLPPVPPAATGPSEEELALIPAPAGTPESVVEAAAEAHPDAEGVLLLADRLSKGVNFKSGSCLKDLSDLAHELFITLKDADGALSVADLLTVLPYDGNPGRWTSVEASLALASYICRQDGQDKRAEVYEKLIRTPENQETDPFKARMAAKVRQRSLNEPNLYDKEIFRSIDNSNHDAEREWRLLRLESLLFLRAHGGSETIGMSELERRINNELEAVRS; encoded by the coding sequence ATGACCGAATCACCAGCCGCCAGGCACCACAGTGAACAGCAGGCTGGATCTCTGACCACCGGCAGCCACATCCTCCTTCCCGACGGCCGGCGCACTGCCGAAATCGACCAGGTTGAGCTCGAGCACGACGACTTCGGCTCCCCGGCACTGGTGCTGGCGAGCCTTTCCGGCGGCGGCACGCTGCGGGTGGCCATCGGCACCATGGTCACGGTTGTGGATGGAGCGCACGACGACGTCACCCAGCTTCCGCTGCCGGCAAACCTTCCGGAACCCACGCCGTATGCTGAAACCACCGCACTCAACGACGGGCGGCAGGAGCAGCCCGGCGGCGGGACCGGTCCCATCCCGGTGGCGCCCGCCGTCGTCGTACCTCCCCTTCCGCCGGTACCGCCCGCCGCCACCGGCCCAAGTGAGGAGGAACTGGCGCTCATCCCGGCCCCTGCCGGCACCCCTGAGTCGGTGGTGGAAGCCGCCGCCGAGGCGCACCCGGACGCGGAGGGCGTCCTGCTCCTGGCCGATCGGCTGTCCAAGGGCGTCAACTTCAAGTCCGGAAGCTGCCTGAAGGACCTCAGCGACCTGGCGCACGAACTGTTCATCACCCTCAAGGACGCCGACGGGGCATTGTCCGTGGCGGACCTCCTGACCGTGCTGCCCTACGACGGGAACCCCGGCCGCTGGACCTCCGTGGAGGCGTCCCTGGCGCTGGCCAGCTACATCTGCCGGCAGGACGGCCAGGACAAGCGCGCCGAGGTCTACGAGAAGCTGATCCGCACGCCGGAAAACCAGGAAACGGACCCGTTCAAGGCGCGCATGGCCGCCAAGGTGCGGCAGCGCTCGCTCAACGAGCCCAACCTGTACGACAAGGAGATCTTCCGCTCCATCGACAACTCCAACCACGACGCCGAGCGCGAGTGGCGGCTGCTGAGGCTGGAGTCCCTGCTCTTCCTGCGGGCACACGGCGGCTCGGAAACCATCGGAATGTCGGAGCTTGAACGGCGCATCAACAACGAGCTGGAAGCCGTCCGTTCCTGA
- a CDS encoding NADPH-dependent F420 reductase yields MKIAVLGSGTVGRTLAAAFSGLGHEVVLGTRDPGETVGRTSPDPMGGPPFKEWQAGHNNIRLATFADAAGGSELVVNATNGAASLAALGAAGAARLAGKVLMDVSNPLDFSQGMPPVLNPVNTESLGERIQRSFPETRVVKTLNTMNAGLMVDPRRLADGDHSVFVSGDDAEAKKVVTGLLESLGHREFIDLGDITTARGAEMVLPLWLRLFGALGTPDFNFKIVRHG; encoded by the coding sequence ATGAAGATCGCAGTTCTTGGCTCGGGCACTGTAGGGCGCACGCTGGCAGCAGCATTCAGCGGGTTGGGCCACGAGGTGGTCCTGGGCACGCGGGACCCCGGCGAAACCGTGGGCCGGACCAGCCCGGATCCCATGGGCGGCCCGCCCTTCAAGGAATGGCAGGCAGGGCATAACAACATCCGGCTGGCCACCTTTGCGGACGCGGCGGGTGGCAGTGAGCTGGTGGTCAATGCCACCAATGGCGCCGCATCCCTTGCAGCCCTGGGGGCAGCGGGCGCTGCGCGGCTGGCCGGAAAAGTCCTGATGGACGTGTCCAACCCGCTCGACTTCTCACAGGGAATGCCGCCGGTGCTGAATCCCGTCAACACCGAAAGCCTGGGCGAACGGATCCAGCGCTCGTTCCCGGAGACGCGGGTGGTGAAGACGCTCAACACCATGAATGCCGGCCTGATGGTGGACCCGCGCCGGCTGGCGGACGGAGACCACTCCGTGTTCGTTTCCGGCGACGACGCCGAAGCCAAGAAGGTTGTCACCGGCCTGCTGGAATCCCTGGGCCACCGGGAATTCATCGACCTCGGCGACATCACCACGGCCCGCGGCGCCGAGATGGTGCTGCCGCTTTGGCTGCGGCTGTTCGGCGCGCTGGGCACCCCGGATTTCAACTTCAAGATCGTCCGCCACGGTTGA
- a CDS encoding SRPBCC family protein — MTNNLSVVINADAPQVWTMLREPSKVAQWHGWQAEDLESEIKEIYFSSDVEESADHTSLTVHGGDTFELHPVAGGTQVSVTRGAVDHDSEWAAWDEDITQGWLTFLQQLRFALERHPHGKRHTLFLHLTEGNGSAIEKLGLSDLPAPGEPYQVTLGTGEEISGKVWYRTSHQVGLTVHSYAEHGEGLLVVADHPAIKDVRAEGDGSLVVASTYDLGAGAFDAIRQSWDSWRASNYPASEPAS; from the coding sequence ATGACGAACAATCTCAGCGTAGTGATCAACGCCGACGCGCCGCAGGTCTGGACCATGCTGCGTGAACCGTCCAAGGTGGCCCAATGGCACGGCTGGCAGGCCGAGGACCTGGAGTCCGAGATCAAGGAGATCTACTTCTCCAGCGACGTGGAGGAATCCGCGGACCACACCAGCCTGACCGTGCACGGCGGGGACACGTTCGAGCTGCATCCGGTGGCGGGCGGGACCCAGGTTTCAGTGACCCGCGGCGCGGTGGACCACGACTCCGAGTGGGCCGCCTGGGATGAGGACATCACCCAGGGCTGGCTGACGTTCCTGCAGCAGCTCCGGTTTGCCCTGGAACGGCACCCCCACGGCAAGCGGCACACGCTGTTCCTGCACCTGACGGAGGGCAACGGTTCTGCCATCGAAAAACTTGGGCTCTCAGACCTCCCGGCGCCTGGGGAGCCGTACCAAGTGACATTGGGCACCGGCGAGGAGATCAGCGGCAAGGTCTGGTACCGGACCAGCCACCAGGTGGGTCTCACGGTGCACAGCTACGCAGAGCACGGCGAGGGGCTGCTGGTGGTTGCCGACCACCCCGCCATCAAGGACGTGCGTGCCGAGGGCGACGGCTCGCTGGTTGTCGCCTCCACCTACGACCTCGGGGCCGGGGCGTTCGATGCCATCCGGCAGTCCTGGGATTCCTGGCGGGCCTCGAACTACCCGGCCTCGGAACCGGCCAGCTGA
- a CDS encoding glycoside hydrolase family 76 protein, with protein MTSSSTSMSIWPDRANHAARSVTALFGHKLLFLPGTHLGAVLWQGRHPGRQARQEQQDQAVHPGNRWLALLRRARPAAALALPWHYWWQAHYVDCLVDTGRRELGGGATPAARFDGPERPSAGHLASRLVTGIRLRNALTFVNSYYDDMAWLALATLRLDRLAEETRRPGRRRNAKVRASLALQFDAACTDDLGGGTFWSKKRDFKNTPATAPVALFYARTGRHAKAQALLDWLDATLFDAGQGLYLDGARLNPAGEVVLERAVYTYNQGPVLGALLELGGEANLARAAVVVDAVQRLLTVPAGGPEGVSAGDSVLRCEGTGDGGLFTGILCRYLALAAVDTRLPQATRTTAARLVTDTAGAFWSGRRPVGPSEAGARLHGRSVFSMHAAQPAAATYPPGAAVELSTQLQAWMTLEAAASVAAAGLP; from the coding sequence ATGACGTCCAGCAGCACTTCCATGAGCATCTGGCCGGACAGGGCAAACCACGCGGCCCGGTCCGTCACCGCCCTGTTCGGGCACAAGCTGCTGTTCCTCCCCGGCACCCATCTGGGCGCGGTGCTGTGGCAGGGCAGGCATCCGGGCCGGCAGGCCCGGCAGGAACAACAGGATCAAGCCGTCCATCCGGGTAACCGGTGGCTCGCTTTGCTCCGGCGTGCCCGGCCGGCGGCTGCCCTGGCCCTCCCCTGGCACTACTGGTGGCAGGCACATTATGTGGACTGCCTGGTGGATACCGGCCGGCGCGAACTTGGCGGAGGGGCAACCCCCGCTGCCCGGTTCGACGGCCCGGAGCGTCCCAGCGCTGGCCACCTGGCCTCGCGGCTGGTGACGGGCATCAGGCTCCGCAACGCCCTGACCTTCGTGAACAGCTACTACGACGACATGGCCTGGCTTGCCCTGGCAACCCTGCGGCTGGACCGGCTGGCCGAGGAGACGCGCCGCCCTGGCCGCCGCCGCAACGCCAAAGTCCGTGCGTCACTGGCGCTGCAGTTCGACGCCGCCTGCACCGACGACCTTGGCGGCGGAACGTTCTGGAGCAAGAAACGCGACTTCAAGAACACCCCCGCAACGGCGCCGGTGGCACTGTTCTATGCCCGCACGGGCCGGCACGCCAAGGCCCAGGCACTGCTGGACTGGCTGGACGCAACCCTGTTCGACGCCGGGCAGGGGCTGTACCTGGACGGCGCCCGCCTCAACCCGGCCGGCGAGGTGGTGTTGGAGCGGGCCGTGTACACCTACAACCAGGGCCCGGTGCTGGGCGCGCTCCTGGAACTGGGCGGCGAAGCGAACCTGGCCCGGGCGGCCGTCGTGGTGGACGCGGTACAGCGGCTGCTGACGGTTCCTGCCGGCGGACCGGAGGGCGTTTCCGCCGGCGATTCGGTGCTCCGCTGCGAAGGAACCGGCGACGGCGGCCTGTTCACCGGGATCCTGTGCCGTTACCTGGCGCTTGCGGCCGTGGATACCCGGCTTCCCCAGGCCACCCGCACCACTGCTGCCCGGCTGGTGACGGACACGGCCGGGGCGTTCTGGTCCGGCCGCCGTCCGGTGGGCCCCAGCGAAGCCGGTGCGAGGTTGCACGGCAGGAGTGTCTTCTCTATGCACGCCGCGCAACCGGCGGCCGCGACGTATCCGCCGGGCGCCGCCGTCGAACTCTCCACCCAACTGCAGGCATGGATGACGCTGGAGGCTGCCGCGTCCGTAGCCGCCGCAGGCCTGCCCTAA
- a CDS encoding VOC family protein: protein MLRVRPVHFTSRTDSWKQFLTALGMVQTEDDGGWHVFDSASGRLALHDAEAGSGQDGHTVFAVEVGDVAEFARRTNLSAQEDGTRGEGAQPAELVTEAHGEACRISAPDGFSFMAGKATHAAQCADADPALAVVAVWYTADPEGAVRTLLHVGARPRPVPDNDETADFTAKNGGVLLVRPAAGASRSGLGFEYDGGLEPLRDRLTAAGFAASLTEEAFGSTLHVANPDAGSPNAPATVWISQRRPMG, encoded by the coding sequence ATGCTTCGAGTCCGCCCCGTCCACTTCACCTCACGCACCGACTCCTGGAAGCAGTTCCTCACCGCGCTGGGCATGGTGCAGACAGAGGACGACGGCGGCTGGCACGTCTTCGATTCAGCGTCCGGACGGCTGGCACTCCACGATGCGGAGGCCGGGTCCGGGCAGGACGGCCACACCGTATTCGCGGTGGAGGTGGGCGACGTGGCCGAATTCGCGCGCCGCACCAATCTGTCCGCGCAGGAGGATGGGACACGGGGGGAAGGAGCGCAGCCAGCCGAGCTGGTCACGGAAGCCCACGGCGAAGCCTGCCGGATCAGCGCCCCGGACGGCTTCAGTTTCATGGCTGGCAAAGCAACCCACGCCGCCCAGTGCGCTGACGCCGACCCCGCCCTGGCCGTCGTCGCGGTCTGGTACACGGCGGACCCGGAGGGAGCCGTCCGCACCCTGCTGCATGTCGGCGCCCGCCCCCGCCCTGTCCCGGACAACGATGAGACCGCCGACTTCACTGCCAAGAACGGCGGCGTCCTCCTGGTGCGGCCGGCGGCAGGGGCGTCCCGGTCGGGTTTGGGCTTTGAGTACGACGGCGGCCTGGAACCTTTGCGGGACCGGCTCACCGCCGCCGGTTTTGCCGCCAGCCTCACCGAGGAGGCGTTTGGAAGCACCCTCCACGTGGCCAATCCGGACGCCGGCAGCCCCAACGCGCCCGCCACGGTGTGGATCTCCCAGCGCCGCCCCATGGGGTAG
- a CDS encoding acyl-CoA dehydrogenase family protein, whose translation MSAPDLSQLPAADFFAVESMLGQAERNKLAELRDFLAAEVAPYAGDWWNKAEFPAHILPKLAALELSTPVHRGYSHLFAGLVIAEITRVDTSLATFFLVHHDLFVESLHTFGSDDQKERLLADASELRTTGAFALTEPMHGSDVAGGMETRARRVSSATGEADDGGDAWVLNGAKRWIGNGTFCDYMLVWARDEADGAVRGFIVDATLPGVSRSRIENKIALRTVQNANIEFRDVMVPEADRFAGINSFEDTKELLRSSRVMVAWQAVGQQLAAFDVARQYAVERHQFGRPLARFQLIQQQLVTMLGNAVASMSMMAGIARLQDQDAADMPQVALAKSYLSARMRETVALGRSILGGNGIVTDYRMAKIFADAEAIYTYEGSFEVNTLIVGRAITGISAIS comes from the coding sequence ATGAGCGCCCCAGACCTTTCACAATTGCCGGCCGCGGACTTCTTCGCGGTGGAATCGATGCTGGGCCAGGCCGAACGGAACAAGCTGGCCGAGCTCCGGGACTTCCTGGCGGCCGAGGTTGCCCCCTACGCCGGGGACTGGTGGAACAAGGCCGAGTTTCCGGCGCACATCCTGCCCAAGCTGGCCGCCCTGGAACTGAGCACCCCCGTGCACCGCGGCTACAGCCACCTTTTCGCCGGGCTGGTCATCGCGGAAATAACCCGGGTGGACACGTCCCTGGCCACCTTCTTCCTGGTCCACCACGACCTCTTTGTTGAATCCCTCCATACCTTCGGCAGCGACGACCAGAAGGAGCGGCTGCTCGCTGACGCCTCGGAGCTGCGCACCACCGGTGCCTTCGCGCTCACCGAACCGATGCACGGGTCCGACGTGGCGGGCGGCATGGAGACGCGTGCCAGGCGGGTTTCGTCGGCAACAGGAGAAGCGGACGACGGCGGCGACGCCTGGGTGCTTAACGGCGCCAAGCGCTGGATCGGCAACGGGACGTTTTGCGACTACATGCTGGTGTGGGCCCGGGACGAGGCGGACGGCGCAGTCCGGGGCTTCATTGTCGACGCCACGTTGCCGGGGGTCAGCCGGAGCAGGATCGAGAACAAGATCGCCCTGCGCACGGTGCAGAACGCGAACATTGAGTTCCGGGACGTCATGGTGCCGGAAGCGGACCGCTTTGCCGGAATCAACAGCTTCGAGGACACCAAGGAACTGCTCCGCAGCTCCCGGGTCATGGTGGCGTGGCAGGCGGTGGGCCAGCAGTTGGCGGCGTTCGACGTCGCCCGGCAGTACGCGGTGGAACGCCACCAGTTCGGCCGGCCGCTGGCCCGTTTCCAGCTGATCCAGCAGCAGCTGGTGACCATGCTGGGCAACGCCGTGGCCAGCATGTCCATGATGGCCGGGATCGCCAGGCTGCAGGACCAGGACGCCGCCGACATGCCGCAGGTGGCCCTGGCCAAGTCCTACCTCAGCGCCAGGATGCGGGAAACCGTGGCGCTGGGCCGTTCCATCCTGGGTGGAAACGGCATCGTCACCGACTACCGGATGGCCAAGATCTTCGCCGATGCCGAAGCCATCTACACCTACGAGGGCTCATTCGAGGTCAATACCCTGATCGTGGGCCGGGCCATCACCGGAATATCCGCCATCTCCTGA
- a CDS encoding NUDIX hydrolase family protein, with product MNVRTPDPNPGWLSEEDLFEARGRLPMVYVEAVPVRLDPLGYVNEVGTLLQADADGTMVRSLVSGRVIYRETIRAALLRHMEKDLGPLAFPQLPLSPVPFTVAEYFPAPSQTGFTDERQHAVSLAYVIPVTGECEPRQDALELTWMTPEEVLSPGVQLEFPGGRGGLIRQALAFAGVGF from the coding sequence ATGAACGTGCGCACACCTGACCCGAATCCCGGCTGGCTCTCCGAAGAAGACCTCTTTGAGGCGCGCGGGCGGCTGCCCATGGTGTACGTGGAGGCAGTACCGGTCAGGCTGGATCCGCTGGGGTACGTCAACGAGGTGGGCACGCTGCTGCAGGCTGACGCGGACGGGACCATGGTGCGTTCCCTGGTGTCCGGCCGGGTCATTTACCGCGAAACCATCCGGGCCGCCCTGCTGCGGCACATGGAAAAGGACCTGGGTCCCTTGGCGTTTCCGCAGCTGCCGCTGAGCCCCGTACCGTTCACGGTGGCCGAATACTTCCCCGCACCCTCACAGACAGGGTTCACGGATGAGCGGCAACACGCCGTGTCCCTGGCCTACGTCATTCCGGTGACGGGCGAGTGCGAGCCCCGCCAGGACGCCCTGGAACTGACGTGGATGACCCCCGAGGAAGTCCTCAGCCCGGGCGTCCAGCTGGAGTTTCCCGGCGGCCGCGGCGGCCTCATCCGGCAGGCCCTGGCGTTCGCAGGCGTGGGCTTCTAA
- a CDS encoding YdeI/OmpD-associated family protein, whose protein sequence is MADDLEELLVPDAAAWRAWLEENHRTSPGVWLVVHKKGGNVTSLDYPAALDEALCFGWIDGQGRRRDAESVFQRMTPRRPRSIWSARNVGHVARLEKEGKMTDAGRAAVEAAKADGRWDAAYGGQADVQVPADLAAAIAANPAAQATFDVLTKTNLFSLVYRTNSAKQAATRERRIAGFVDMLARGETPYPQKKRPAGLDSSDPG, encoded by the coding sequence ATGGCCGATGACCTTGAGGAACTGCTGGTGCCTGATGCCGCTGCCTGGCGCGCCTGGCTGGAAGAAAACCACAGGACCAGCCCGGGCGTGTGGCTGGTCGTGCACAAGAAGGGCGGGAACGTGACCAGCCTGGACTATCCGGCGGCGCTGGACGAGGCGCTCTGCTTTGGCTGGATCGACGGGCAGGGCAGGCGCCGCGACGCCGAAAGCGTGTTCCAGCGGATGACGCCCCGCCGCCCCCGCAGCATCTGGTCGGCACGGAACGTGGGCCACGTTGCCCGGCTGGAGAAGGAGGGGAAGATGACCGACGCCGGCAGGGCGGCAGTAGAGGCCGCCAAGGCCGACGGCCGCTGGGACGCGGCCTACGGCGGGCAAGCCGATGTTCAGGTTCCGGCAGACCTGGCGGCCGCCATCGCAGCGAACCCGGCGGCGCAGGCAACCTTCGACGTGCTTACCAAAACCAACCTGTTCTCCCTTGTGTACCGGACCAACTCCGCGAAGCAGGCCGCCACCCGGGAGCGCAGGATCGCCGGGTTCGTTGACATGCTGGCCCGCGGCGAGACGCCCTATCCGCAGAAGAAGCGCCCCGCCGGGCTGGACTCAAGCGACCCCGGTTAG